One window of Gavia stellata isolate bGavSte3 chromosome Z, bGavSte3.hap2, whole genome shotgun sequence genomic DNA carries:
- the LOC104254754 gene encoding urea transporter 2-like, producing the protein MELGEIVVAEHPGERQLYAEQKPRAQDLLGRSRNRIHQVFGYLAGEMKEYGEWMKNKPLMVQLVDWILRGTSQVMFVNNPLSGLIILVGLFIQSPWWMLTGCTGTTVSTLTALALCQDRSAIAAGLHGYNGILVGLLIAVFSDKGDYYWWLLPPVAVISMACPILSSALGSILSKWDLPVFTLPFNIAMTLYLAAMGHYNPFFPTTLIKPVASVPNITWSAINVPLLLQSIPVGVGQVYGCENPWTGGIFLVALLISSPVLCLHAAIGSTVGMFAALSIASPFDGIYLGLHNYNCALACIAIGGMFYALTWQTHLLALACALFCAYSGAALANALSVLGLPLCTWPFCFSALLFLLINSDNPAIYKIPLCKVTYPEANRIYYLRMKRRASESRREEQKRKEQKPDGDSKINTGGTPLCTPKNRHAY; encoded by the exons ATGGAGCTTGGAGAGATTGTTGTGGCTGAACATCCCGGTGAGAGGCAGCTGTACGCGGAGCAGAAGCCAAGAGCCCAGGACCTGCTGGGGAGAAGCAGAAATCGGATCCACCAAGTTTTCGGGTATCTCgcaggagaaatgaaagaatacGGAGAGTGGATGAAAA ATAAGCCCCTAATGGTCCAGCTGGTGGACTGGATCTTGCGAGGGACCTCTCAGGTGATGTTTGTTAACAACCCTCTCAGCGGCCTGATCATCTTAGTGGGGCTTTTCATCCAGAGCCCATGGTGGATGCTCACGGGCTGTACTGGAACGACCGTGTCGACATTAACTGCGCTGGCCCTCTGTCAAGACAG ATCAGCCATTGCAGCTGGGCTGCATGGCTATAACGGGATCTTGGTGGGACTGCTCATCGCCGTCTTCTCTGACAAAGGGGATTACTACTGGTGGCTTCTTCCTCCTGTGGCAGTTATATCAATGGCCTG TCCAATCCTGTCCAGTGCTTTGGGATCCATCCTCAGTAAATGGGACCTTCCTGTTTTCACTCTGCCCTTCAATATTGCGATGACTTTGTACTTAGCAGCCATGGGACACTACAACCCCTTCTTCCCTACAACCCTCATCAAGCCTGTAGCGTCAGTGCCCAATATCACCTGGTCTGCAATCAATGTGCCGCTG ctcttgcaatcCATCCCAGTCGGTGTTGGTCAAGTGTATGGTTGTGAAAACCCCTGGACTGGAGGCATCTTCCTTGTTGCTTTACTTATCTCCTCCCCAGTTCTTTGTTTACATGCTGCAATTGGATCGACAGTGGGGATGTTTGCAG CACTGAGCATTGCATCACCATTTGACGGCATCTACCTTGGCTTACACAATTACAACTGCGCACTCGCATGCATTGCAATTGGGGGCATGTTCTACGCCTTGACCTGGCAGACTCATTTGCTGGCACTTGCCTGTG cattattTTGTGCCTACTCTGGAGCAGCTCTTGCTAATGCCCTATCTGTG cttgGGCTGCCACTCTGCACCtggcctttctgcttctccGCACTTCTCTTTTTGCTGATAAATTCAGACAACCCAGCCATCTACAAAATCCCCCTCTGCAAAGTCACCTACCCAGAAGCTAACCGGATCTACTACCTGAGAATGAAGAGAAGAGCAtcagagagcaggagagaagagcagaaacGAAAGGAGCAAAAACCCGACGGTGActcaaaaataaacacaggagGCACCCCCCTGTGCACCCCCAAAAACCGCCACGCTTACTGA